Below is a window of Halobaculum lipolyticum DNA.
ACGGAGTCGGCCGTCACGTTCCGCACGTCGACGGCCGAGACGTCCTTGAGTCGCGTCAGCGTCTCCGAGGGGTCCTCGCCGGTGCCGCCGCCGGTGCCGGTCGGGCGGACGTTGATCAGCCGGATCGCCGACCCGGCCGCGCCCAGGTCGTTCGCGAGCCACAACAGCGAGCGCTGGTGGGGCCCGCCGCCGACGCCGACGTTGACGGTGTCGAGCGAGTCGACCGTGACGTCGGCGCCGGCGTACACGACGTCGCAGGGGGCGCCGAACTCGACGGCCTCCGTGATGTCGGGGCGGTCCTCGGGGTACCCCATCAACACGAGGTCTGCGCGGCGCTCGCGGGCCGTCCGGAGCACGTCGAAGGCGACGTCGCGGCTGAGGTGGCCCTCGACGGTGTACTCCACGTCGATTCCCGGGTCGGCCTCGGCCAGCAGCGCGGTCAGTTCCTCGACGCGCGCGGTCGCGTCCTCGCGCCGGAGTTCGTTCGGCGTCTGGTCGGGGAGTTCGGTGACGTGCAGGACGTGGACGACCGGGTCGGGGGCGTGCGTGGCCGCGATGGCCGCCGCCAGCCGGACGTGGTCGCGCGCGTTCTCCGGGCGCGCGACGGGAACGAGCACGCGATAGCGCTCGTCGTCGGTGGGTGTCGCGGCCGCCCCGGTCGCCTCGGTCGCCTCGCCACCCGCGCCGGCCGCGGCGTCGCCGGCGGCGGCCGGCGTCGAAGGGGGCTCGACCAGTTCGACGAGTTCGTCCACGTCGGGCGCGCCGCCCCACAGGAGGTAGACGCCGAGCGTCGCGGCCGTCAGCAGGACGCCCGTCACGACGCCGTCGGTCGGGAGGTTGGTGATGAGCGCGACGTTGGCGACGACGCCGACGAGGGGGACGAGCGGGACGCCGGGGACGCGGAAGCCGCGCTTCAGCTCGGGGAACCGGCGGCGAGAGTACACCAGCGCGACGTTGACCACCGCCAGCGGGAGCAGCAGGTTCAGCGTGGCGAACCCAGTCAGCGCCGTGAGTCCCAGGTGGAGGCCGGCGAGTGCGGGTCCTTCGGCGGGGAACGCCCCGATGAACGCGACGATCAGCGCGACGATGACCCCGGTGGCGCCGGCGACGCTCCAGAAGGGCGTGCCGTAGTCGGGGTGGATCCGCGCGAGGCGACGGGGCGCCTGCCCCTGGCGGCCCATCAGCGAGCCGATGCTGGACGCGGCGAGGATCGACGCGTTCGACGCCGACACCATCGAGAAGATGGCGCCCGCGACGATGAGGCTCCGCCCGACGTCTCCGAGGAACGACGCCGCGACCCGTCCCATCGCCGTCTCGCCCTCGCGGGCGATCACCTCGGCGGGGACCGGGGAGTTCACCATCGCGACGATGACGAGCGCGTACAGCACGGTGACGGTGAGGATGCTCGCGGCGATGGCGCGCGGCACCGTCCGCTTCGGGTCGATGATCTCCCCGGCGCTGGCGGCGATCGCCGAGAAGCCGAAGAACGTGATGAACGCCAGCGCCGAGATGGCGAGGATGTCGACGGCGCCGCCGTGGAACTCCGTCGCGAACGTGTCGACGGCGGCGGCGGGCCCGCGGAACGCGAACGCGCCGCCGACGAACGCGAACAGGACCGCCACCTTCGCGCCGGTGACGAACAGTTGGAACGTGCCCGACTCCTCGGTCCCGCGGGCGTTGAGGACGCCGAGCAGGACCGCCGCCGCGACCGCGGTCGTCCCGTGCGGGAGCCACCCCAGCGACTCCGGCAGCACGAACCGGACGACCCACTCGTCCATCGTGGCGAGGTAGAAGGCGGTAGTTCCCGTGTACCCGAGGAACAGCGAGGCGCCGATCCCGTACGTCAGGAGGTCCCTGTGCTCGAACGTACGCGAGCAGAACAGGTAGCCCCCGCCGTTCTCCGAGTACACCGACGCGAACTCCGAGTAGGCGGCGGCGGTGACGCCGGCGACGAGCGCCGCGATCACGAACGCGATCACGGCGCTCGACCCGATCGCCGCGACCGCGGTGCCCGACAGCGAGAAGATGCCGGCCGCGATCATCGTTCCCAGCCCGATCGCGAAGGCGATCTTGAAATCCAGTGTGCGTGTGTGTTCGACCATGTCTCTTTGTGCCAGTGACGGCTCCGTCGCGGCCGCCCCGCGACGTCTCTCGGCCCCCCGCGACATCGCGAGGGACGGTGCTGCGCCTCCGCGAGCGGGCCCGCCGACCGTGGCGGGCGGTCGCCGACCGGTCGCTACTCGTTCGACAGCCTGATCGTGTGTTCGTCGACCGCGTCACACCGGGGGCACTCGTGGTAGTAGTGGACTCGGCTGCCGTCGGTCTCGCTGTGCCACTCCCCGTCGGCGTCCTCGTAGCCGCACTCCGAGCAGGTGAGTTCCTCGTGGTCGTAGTACTGCTTGAGTCGCTCCAGGGGCGACCGGCTTTTCTCCTCGCTCATGGAGTCGCCTCCGATAGCCGCACACAAAAATATAGTGGTCGTCTGATTTCGGTTCGGAAAATATGGTCGGAAAACTGTCGAATCCGCACGCGCCGTTCCGGCCCGGCGGCCGCGCGCTGGCACAACCCATTTCATCGGACCCGGTGTACGGACGGTATGACCCACCGGATCGACGAGATCGACCGGGTGATCCTCTACCATCTCGCCGCCGACGCGCGGACGACGACGGCGCCGACGATGGCCGAGCAGGTGGACGTGACGCCGGCGACGATCCGCAACCGGATCCGGCAGTTGGAGGAGCGGGGCATCGTCCGCGGCTACCACGCGGCCATCGACTACGAGGCCGCCGACGGGAAGGTGACCACCCAGTTCACGTGTACGGTGCCGGTGAACGAGCGCTCGGCCATCGCGGCCGACGCGCTGGCGACCCACGGCGTCGTGAACGTGCGGGAGCTGTTGGCCGGGCAGGACAACCTCCTCGTCACCGCCGTCGGCGAGGACACCGACGACGTCGACCGGATCGCCCACCAGTTGTCCGAACTGGGCGCGACGATCAAACGCGAGGACATCGTCCGCACGGACACGACCCAGCCGCTGCGGTCGTTCGCGCCCGACGCCGACGGGCCGCCCTCGGCGGTCCGCGACCTCCAGAGCGTCGCAGGCGGCGCCGAAGTGGTCGAGTTCACCGTCTCCCAAGAGGCGCCCGTGGTCGGCACGACGCTGGAGGCGGCCAACGAGTCGGGCCTGCTCCCGGACGACGTACTCGTCGTCAGCATCGAGCGCGGGGACACACGGCTCACCCCGAGCGGCGACACGCGCATCGAGGCCGGCGACGTCGTCTCCGTCTTCTCGCCGGACGCGTTCCCCGAGGCGTTGGTCGAGTCGTTCGCGGCGTCGGTTGCGGGGAGCGACGCGGGCTGAGTGTGATCGCGGAGGTGAACTACTCTAACGCAGGGATCTACAAGCGACTCCGCCACTTGCACGAACTCGGATACCTGGAGACCGAGAGAGTCGGGCAGGGTCGAGCTTGGCGGCACACGGACGCCGGCCGCGCGTTCCTCGAGGAGTCGGAGTAGCTGTTCGAGCACGCATCGTCAGTGTAGCGCGTTTGAGGGACAACGCGGAGCCTCGGGGGGAGTGGGGTCACGCCCTCGAACCGGTCAGCGAGCTTGTGGAGACGCTCGACCTTGTTCGAATACCTTCGTGCCTGGTCGTTCACCTTGCTCGTCCCGAACCCGCTCGGGGAACTGCACTTCGCCCCGAACTGCGAGTACCGGAGATAGAATAGCCGTCCAGCACGCTAGACGATGTCGAGTGGGCGGTAGCCAAGGAAGAACAACTCCCTCAACTTAGCGTGAATTTCGGGTGTGTACAGGACAGCACTCGACCACTCGACCAGTTCGGCTCCTCGCCCACGAAGTCCGAACGTCGTACAGCTCGGACGCCCGAACGAACGGGCGACTCACCTTCCTACATCCCCGTCGACTGAATCCAAATCCTGTTACTCAAGAATATAAATCGCTACACGGGTGAGTCGCCGATAATGTCGTCCCGGAAGAACGTGGAGTGGGACCGCCGAGGCGTGCGATTCCCTTTGTGTCGCTACTAAGCCAACAGAAACGGCGGCAAAATCGAAGCACATCGCGGTTACTCCTCCTCGAAGAAGCTCCGCCGCGACTGCATCCGCTGGAGCAACTGCGGGTGATCGTAGTGGTCGCGGATCACTTCCGGCGTCGCGTTCACGCGCTCCGACAGCACGTCCGGTGGCCACCCTTGGTCACGGTGCCAAGTGATCGAACCCGTCCGGACTCGGTGAGGAGACCTCGAGGACGGACACCGCTGTTCGAGGCCGTGGTCGCGAGCCTCGCAGTCCTCCGGGTCACGGTCATGTGGACACTCTCCGCCTAACCGGCACGGCTGGGTGACGATGTTGGAGACGCGCCGGATCGCTGCCTTCGACAGCCTGCCTTCTCCTTTCTCGGTGGTGAAGACGGGCGACCGGCCGTCGTCGTCGAGTGAATCGATCCGGTTCACATTCATATACGCGCGGAGCACGTCGGCCGGCTTCTCGCGGAGCGTCACCGGTCGCTGTCCCTCGATGCCGTTCTTCAGCGGCGTGTTCTCCCGGTGCCGGAAGTAGACGAACGGTGGCGTCACCTCGTCGCGGATCGTCCGGTAGGTCGTCTCGTCGACCTCCGGGTAGTTCCGGAGCCGGTCGAGATCGCCGTCTGTGAGGTAGACGTCCTCCGAGTCAAGCGCACGGAGCGCCCCGAGCCGGCAGCCGGTGTCCCACGCGACGGCGAGCATCGCGTGGTCGCGGGAGGCGTACCGAAACCGGTCGAGCTTCTCGAGCGCCTCTTCGGCGCGTTCGGTCGCGAGTCGCTCCTCGTTGACCCGGTGCGCCTTCGTCATCGACGGCACGTCGACAGCGGCCACCACGTCCGCCGTGACGGCGTTCAGGTCCCGGCAGAACCCGAGGAAGTGACGGAGCGTCCCCAACTGATTGTTGAGCGTGGTGAGGCTCAGTCCCTCCGCGCGACGGGCGGAGTCGAAGTCGTACACGTCGCGCGGCCCGAGGTCGTTCAGGTTGTCGAAGCCCTCCTCCTCGCACCACTCCTCGAAGTGCCGGATGCGGTAGGTGTAGCTCCGGACTGTCGCCTCCGCCTTCTCCGATTCGATGCGACCGAGCCACATCTCGATCGCCTTCGACGGTGCGAGCGGTTCGAGGTCGCCGTCAGTCTGCACGCGGGGTCACCTCCGAACCCGCGAAGTTGCCGTCCTCGTCGCGGAGCGGGTTGTACCCCGGACCGCCACGCGGGCCGCCCGTCGGGTCCACCACCTCCGGCCGGTGCGGGCACCGCCCTTCGTGCTCCTCGGGAAGCGGATCGTTCGCGCCGCGGCCGCGGCGTTGGTGGCCGTACTCGGTCCCGTCCGGCCCGACGGTCACGTACCGACGGCAGGTGAGGCAGAGAACACGCCCGCCGTGATCGGAGACGCGCTCGAGGTGGTCGGGGAGGTACTCCTCGCGGCGCTCGCGACCGCCCGTGCGAGCGTCGGCGCTCACTCGGCGTCACCTCCCACGAGCGCGTCGGCGAGCAGATCGATCCGGTCGCGGAGCAGCTGGCGACCGGCGTCGGTAAGGACGTACTCGTTCGTGCGCTTGTCGAGCGCGGACTTCTCCACGAAGCCGTACTCCGCGAGGTCGTCCAGGGCCGGGTAGAGGCGACCGTGGTTGATCTCTTGCTCGTAGAGGTCCTGCAGGACGCGCTTGACTGCGAGTCCGTAGGAGGTCTCTCCGTCGCTCTGGAGGCGGGCAAGCGCGTAGAGGACGTTGCCCTCGAACGCGGTGAGGTCCGTCCAGCGCTGGTGGTTACTCTCGGTACACTTTTTCGACTGCGTGGTATGATTAGACATTGCTCTGGTCGTGATGCGGAGCGCGCGCTCCGCGCGTGCTTGGCGAACGATTCAGGGTGACTCTCGCCGCGACGCCCCGGCTTTTGGAAGGGTTGGGGGCGTCGCGGTTGGTCAGGTCACTCGCGGGACGTGCGTCTCCTCGAGGAGGCGGCGGTGCGTCCGGGCGTGCGGGGACTTCAATAGCCCCCGAAGTGGATTCCGACATGGGTTCCGTACCTGTGATACGGGACCTCGCGCGGACCGGTGCTGGTACACCGGGTCCGCTTCTCACGACACCGCGATCGCCAGCGGTGCGTGTACGTCCCGTAACAGGTCCTGTGGACGGCGGGGATATAGTTCCTTTGCTTTAACTGGTTCGCTCGTTAGAGGTGTAGATGTGGTGAAAATTTATCCCTCGGGATTGGAGCGTACCACAATGGCTGGTAGGAAGGAAACGGTATCCGACGACGAGATTCTGCGGCTCTTTCTCGAGTCGCCGGATCCGTTCCTCGTCACCAATGAAATTGCCGACCAGCTCGGATTTTCCAACACTGGTGCCCGCAAGAGACTGTACTCCCTTGCTGAGGAGGGCTACATCGAGTTCAAGAAAGCCGGGAACAGCCCTGCTTGGTGGCTCACCGATGCCGGCCGCGAGTTCCTTGAGACGGGGAGTAGCGCACTCCCTATCGGTATCGTTGAGCGCGAGCTTCGAGCCGCCGTCGTTGCGACGATGTTGCTCGCGATCGTCGCGGGCGTCTTGGTAGAGTTGGCACCCATTTGAGTGGCAGATCCCTGCACGCGGTATCAGCGTATGGGCGTTTGAGGGATAAGGCGGAGCCATGCGTGTGGAGTGTAAGTGAAACGAGTTCAGATCTCTTCTTTATTCGACGCTTGGTACGCCCGATTAGTGAGCGAAGAAACCACGTGGTCATCATTCAGAATGTGGATAAGACCCCAAATTTTCAACTTGTTCTCTAGAACTATCTCGCGGTCGTCAGCGACTCCATCAATGTGGATTCCATCCAGTGCGTTGGGATACTCACCGAGCACCCACTCAATATCGTCCATGTCCAACTCTTCGTAGAGGCCGTTCTCTTGGACATCACGTAGCTTCCGCATCATGTTCGGATTATTCAGAACACCCGACTCCACTAGGTCCATGTCTCCGAATCTTATATCTCCCTCACGGAGCGTTCCGAGAACGTTCTCTGCAACCTCTTCATACACCTCGTGGTAATCAAACATCTGCTCAAACCGCCAATTATCGAAGATATACAACACACCGTCATAGTATACCGCGTCAAGCCGTTTCGGGATCGAGATGATCGGGTCATCAATTGGCGTAAGTTCTCCACCGCGGGTCCAAATGTTGAAGAGACTCGTGTTCCCAAGCAGCTGGTTTCCCCAATAATGTTGGAACCCAATCACCATCCCATCTTCACTGTCCATTATTCGGATGGCTTGGAAATCTGGATCCATCTCCTCGTAAGTAGTATAGCCGACTTCTCGCTCCGAGAATATCTCCTCAAACCGACCGATAAGTGGAAGTTCGTCTTCGGTGATGTATCGGAGATGGCGGCGATCTCCTTTCGCCTCACCGTATCGGACCGGCTCAACCTCGTGTGAGGCAATCTGTCCGAGTTTTGCACCAATTCGCTTGTTTACTAACGAATGCAGTCGATCCAGTGACTCTGAGGGGAGATCAATCTCGCCAAAGTCGTAGCTGCGATCTTCCTCTCTTTCGGACTTTGCGACGATAAAATCGCGATATCGACCATCCTCGTGACGTTTCGGTTCACCATCTGATTGTACGAGGAAATCCTGTACATTCCGGAGCTGTTCCTCGACATCGATTTCATCAGAACTCATTCGTTAATGTACGATGAATTTGATTATTTATAAACTATTCTGTTCAACGTGCAAGGTAGATATTAGGTCCAATCTCTACCGCGCTAATTTGGTCATTAGCATCAACCTCGACCTCTCGAGGTGCGATTACGAGGTCGGTGTTCCCGGACTCAAAATCCTCTACCTCGTAGATGTTGTATCCGCGTGCAGCGAGGACTGGATTGATGTGCAGCTGAGAGGATCGGGTCTGAATGAGGCCTAATACCACAAAGAACCCGATTAGTGTCACCCAAGCATCCCATTGGCTCAAGTCAATACTAATGAATGGGAAGACGTAGGTGATTACGTATCCCGTTAGAAGATCATTTCTCTGACGGACCGATTCCAAGCGCTTTGGTTTCGGCTCCTGAGATTTCTGGATACCCATCGCCTTCCAGAGGACACTTCCGGAGAATATTGTTAGAACAATGAAGACCGTCCAGACCGGAATTTGGTATGGCCCAACAGGCAAACGCACGTTACGGTAGAGCCATGCCATGATGAGATAGAAAGGGATGTACGAACTCAGAAATAGGGCAATCTCTACCCAAGAGCGAAACCGTCTCATCAGTTTATACACCTATCATCTCAGTATAAGAATGTCTTCCGAATATACATTCCAGATCAATTCTTGCTGAGATGGTCGTTGTAACTACTTCCAAACCGCACTTTTAGGTACGAAGACGGCCCCACCACGAGTATGACCGAGAGCAGGCCGAAGGCCATCGACCTATTCTGTGGGGCTGGCGGTCTCACGCAGGGTCTCTCCGACGCTGGCTTCGACGTTCTCTGGGGGATCGACCACGAGGAGAATACGAAGCCGACCTACGATCACAACCACGACCACGAGATGACGGTCGGCGACATCCGCGAGACATCGCCACCTGACCTCGGGCTCGAGGAGGGGGAACTCGACCTCGTCGCTGGAGGACCACCCTGCCCTACCTTCTCTCTTGTCGGTCGAAGCAAGATCAACTCGCTGGAGGGTCAAAGCACGACGACTGACGAGCGCCATCAGCTCTACGAGGACTTCCTTCGCTTCGTCGCCCACTACGAACCCAAGGCGTTCCTGATGGAGAACGTCAAGGGGATGCTCTCCGCCGCCAACGACGATGGTGAAGATGTCGTCGACGTGATCTCCGGGCAGATGGAGGATCTCGGCTACGAGGTCACGGTGAAACTGCTCGACTCCGCGGACTTCGGCGTCCCCCAGCATCGAGAGCGGCTCTTCTTCATCGGGAACCGAATTGGCGTCGACAATCCCGACTTAGACGAGTGGAAGACGCACCGACCGCCGAGCAACGAGGAAGAGAAGCAGATCAAGTTCAACACGGCTGGAGGGCCTGAAGAAGAAAACCAGGAGTCGCTCCACGCCTACACTGAGGAGGAAGAGAAGGAATTCCCCCACTTCGAGGAGTCTCCCGAGAGGCGTGTACCGTGGAACACAGTTGCCGACGCGATCCTCGACCTTCCCCCTGTCTCGCCGAACGGGGAGACGCCGCCGACGCAAGCTGAGGAGTACACGATGGGGCCTGTCTCGGAGTATCAGTACTGGATTCGGGGCCGACCCGGTCCGGACGAGTGGGAGGGCCGTACGCTATACAACCACGAGTGCCGCGGCCACAACATGCGTGACCTGACCCTCTACAAGCTCCTCGGTGAGGGGACCTCCTACATCATCGGCGACATTCCCGAGGAACACCAGCCCTACCGCTCGGACATCTTCCCCGACAAACTGAAGAAACAGAACCCGAAGGAACCGTCGACGACCGTCGTTGCCCATCTCTACAAGGACGGTCACATGTTCATTCACCCGACTGAAGCCCGTTCGATCACCGTTCGCGAGGCAGCTCGACTACAGTCCTTCCCTGACGACTTCGAGTTCCCCGTCGCGAGGACACACGCGTTCAAGCAGGTAGGCAACGCCGTTCCCCCACTGCTGGCCCAAGCGATCGCTACCGCGGTTCGAAAAACGGTCCTCGGGATTTCTCAGGATAGTACACTTTCCCCAGAGGCGGACGACTAATTCACTTCAGTCTGGAGTTCGATACCGGTGAACTGAGCGAGATCGTTTAGGAACTGATCTCCTGGTCGAAGAGCGTGGAGTTCTGGATCATCACCGTATTCCTCCCACGTGTACGTGTCACGAGAGATGTACACTCGACTACCATCCTTCTGAATGTCGAGGATCTTCTCTTCAGAGATGTCGTCATCCTCCAACGGTACGAACCAGACCTCGTCGATGTCTATCTCTGCTTCACGGGTCAGGCTCTGCCGGAAACGCTCTCGGAGTGTCCGTTTGCAAGAAAACCCGATCGTGGCTCCGTCAGTGATCAGCATGTTATCGATCTCAAAGTCGCCGTGGTGACGTGGTTCTCCTGTAACCGGAACGCCGAACGCATCGAAAACCAGATTGAGCGCAGTTTCGAGTACACCCCCTGCATCGCTCTTTCGTTTGTTCCCAGCGCGTCGCTCGTACTCCTGTGTCACTGCGGCTATTAGACGAGCGCGTTCGTTCTGACCGTCCACATCAGATTTCTCGATCAACTCCTGCACGTATGGAACAAGTGCTCTGTTCTGTCCCCCGGCCTGCAACACGGTGCCCTCTTCGTCCACGTCTTTCAGGGCATCATAGGCATTTTCGGGTTGATACTGAGTCCTATCTTCGTTGAACAGCGTATCGATTACGATGACTTCCATCGCGTCATCATCGAATTCAGGCGCAGCACCCAGTTGGTGTGTCGTCTTTACGATGAACTCACAAGCCAATTGGAGATCTCGGAGGTCCTGAAGAGATTCAATCCGATAATCGATTGCTTCGACCAGATCTTCGGTACTCGAATACCGCTTTGTCCGGCTACCGTGATGGAACTCGTTCACCGTCCCGAGAATCACCTCATCGATGATGCCTCTCGCCTCCTTAAGCGACATATCATCGTCAAGAGCATCACCTAGTTCTTTTCCTAGTCTTTGAGTAGCATCGGGCTCTTTCTTTGCGAAACTTCCGAGGTCTGAAGCTCCGAGAAACCGGAGGAACCAATAAATGTTGTTCTGCTCCGTGGGTATTTCGATCTCGCCACCGGTGTCGAGCTTAGACTGCTCGGACATGTACTCTGAATGTATAAATTAGATATCCCAACTAGGTTCCGACTCACAGATCGACCACAAATCCAATCTGGGGGGTGGTGTGACTGGTCAACCCGCTTTCTATACTGGCTGAACGCCGATCAGTCACTGGTCCACGTCGCACCCACCACCACACGGGGTTTCACGTCCCGAAGTCGACCACCTCTCGATTTGCACATCCGCTCGCGATGGCCATGTGCAGAATCGCTCCTCGAGCGTGACCCGTGACCCGCCCACCCTCGCCGATCGTCGCCGATCGGCCGCCAGTTTATAACTCAGATCGGGTTCGGTGAGGCGACAGAACTGGGATTCGCGGGTGTATGTGCAAGAACGAGATGCGGATTCACGACACCGACGAGCGCGACCGACTGTACGGGAACCTCGTCGAGGCGACCGGTGAGAACACGAAGAGCGGCGCGCTCGACGCGGCGGCGCGGTACTACCTCCAGATGCGCGGCGGATCGGCTGCCGTCCCGACCGGGGCCGTCACCGAACTCATGCGTGCCGCCGAAGAGCGTGGGAGCTTGACCGGGGCCGAGATCGCCGAGATACTCACGACCGACGAACTCCGGATCCGGTTTGAGACGAGCTGGTCTGTCGACTCGCAATAGGACTTGGCGACGAGGTAAGCTACCTGCAAGCCGTCCGCTATGAAAGCGACTTCTCCATGACGACCTCATCGTAGTCTCGGTACTCGAGCGGATAGGGCTCGGTCGCTTCGTATCCTCGGTCCCGGTAGAGGCTCGGGAGGTAGGGATGTTGTTCGGGAGTCGTTAGCCAGATGGAATCTACTCCTGAATCGGCGGCCCGCTCCTCGGCAATATCCAGCAGCTTGCTCCCGACGCCTTCCCCTTTCCAGTCCTCATGCACACAGAGCCGACTCAATTTTATCCGGTCAGTAGCCGTCGCTTCGAGGCGTACACCACCAATCACCCTGCCTTCGACCAAGGCGACGAGTACAGTGTTGTCACGGATCCATTCCGTGACTGTTTGTGCCGTAGCGGACTCCGCCTTCGCCGGAAAACCAAGCTCACGATTTTCTTGGTACGCATTTCGATAGACTGCCGCGAGTTCTTCTGCTGCCCCGGCGGATGCCTGTTGAATCTCGATATCTCGCATATCTCCAACAAACGAGGAATTCCATTGAATCCACGGGTGGCCGACTACCCTGGAGCCAATCCTGAGTGCGTTACTCCGAACTGACGCCGGTCGGGAGTGGCGGAATCTCGCCGTCGCGAACGTCACGGACGACGTACACGCCCTCCGCGAGCCGCTGAAGGTGAACGCGCTTTCCGCTCGGAATCTCGCCGTTCTCGTCGAGAACACCGTCTAACTCGAGGTCGGTCTTGTCGAGCGAGACCTTCGCCGTCCCGTTGTCGTCGGTGAGTGACCGGAATCCCATACTCGACTGCGCGGACGCCTCTCTCTTGTAGACCCCGCACCCTCCCCCTCACTATCGACTCAATCCCCTAGTTCGCAGGTACATATCCCGCCCCGTCTAGTGGGGGCGGTCGCGTATGGCATCTCAGCAATTCGACGCGGAGGACATCGGGCTGCTCGTGCTCGGGATCTTCTCCGCCGCTACGATGGTCGGAATCGCAAGCGTCGGCGCCTTCGGCGTCACGCTCTCGGACACCTTCACCGTCGCCGGGTTCACCACCTCCCTCGCGTGGGTGATCACCCTCGGCTCGTTCCTCGGCACGGTGTTCACGAACGACAACATGGACCTCCTCTCTTCGGAGGGGTACGCGAACCTCAAGAGCGCCGCCGACTCCTCGAGTTCCGGCATGACGGACTACTACGCCTACATCGTGATCGGCGCCGCCGTCGCGCTCGTCGCGTGGGTGTTCATCCCCGAGGTCGCCGAGTTCTTCCAGAGCCAAGACCTGTGGGGCGTCCTCTACATCGCCGGGATGGCCACCGCCCAGGTCGCTATCGGGTGGATGTACTGATGCGGCGACTCGGACAGGCGGGGGGCTTCGCGCTCGTGCTCGCGCTCGTCGCGGCCGTTCTGCTCGGGGCAGTCGGCGGCGTCGCCGCGGCCGACGTGTCCCTCACCAACGAGACCGTCGCCGTCGACGGCGACACGCAGTCCGTCTACGCCCAGGTGAACGCGAGCGACGCGACCACCGACGCGAACGTCACGGTCGAGTGGGTCGGCATCGACGCCGACGGCAACGAGACCGGAACGCTCGACACCCGCAACGTCACCGTCCCTAACGGAACCACCGAGACCGTGAAGTACGAATCGGTGGACCCGACGGCGTACGACTCGGTGCGGGTCACGGTCATGCTCGACAACACCACCGCGTCCGCGGACAACGTCTCGGCGTCGGCCGGGGCGATCCAGATGGTCGCGGGCGGCGGTGGCGGCGGGCTGCTCGACGGGACGGATCGGACGACGATCGGGGCCGGTGTCGTGGTGCTGCTCGGCATCGGCCTGTTCCTCCGCAGCGGGGAGGAGTAGCGGGGTCACGGTCATGCAGATTCTCCCGTTTTCGCTCACGTACGGAGCCGTCGCCTCGCTCGCCTCGGCGACCTACCTCGGCGTCCGCGGCGACGACCGCTTCGCGCTTGTCGCGCTCGCCCTCGCGGTCGTGTGTCTCGCCGGGCGCGCGCTCGTCGCCGGTTGGAGGCCCTCGTTGCCTCGTGGTCGGCTTCCCGCGCGGCGGACGGTCGTCGCCCCGCTGTTCGC
It encodes the following:
- a CDS encoding helix-turn-helix transcriptional regulator, which codes for MSNHTTQSKKCTESNHQRWTDLTAFEGNVLYALARLQSDGETSYGLAVKRVLQDLYEQEINHGRLYPALDDLAEYGFVEKSALDKRTNEYVLTDAGRQLLRDRIDLLADALVGGDAE
- a CDS encoding Kiwa anti-phage protein KwaB-like domain-containing protein; translation: MSSDEIDVEEQLRNVQDFLVQSDGEPKRHEDGRYRDFIVAKSEREEDRSYDFGEIDLPSESLDRLHSLVNKRIGAKLGQIASHEVEPVRYGEAKGDRRHLRYITEDELPLIGRFEEIFSEREVGYTTYEEMDPDFQAIRIMDSEDGMVIGFQHYWGNQLLGNTSLFNIWTRGGELTPIDDPIISIPKRLDAVYYDGVLYIFDNWRFEQMFDYHEVYEEVAENVLGTLREGDIRFGDMDLVESGVLNNPNMMRKLRDVQENGLYEELDMDDIEWVLGEYPNALDGIHIDGVADDREIVLENKLKIWGLIHILNDDHVVSSLTNRAYQASNKEEI
- a CDS encoding amino acid permease produces the protein MVEHTRTLDFKIAFAIGLGTMIAAGIFSLSGTAVAAIGSSAVIAFVIAALVAGVTAAAYSEFASVYSENGGGYLFCSRTFEHRDLLTYGIGASLFLGYTGTTAFYLATMDEWVVRFVLPESLGWLPHGTTAVAAAVLLGVLNARGTEESGTFQLFVTGAKVAVLFAFVGGAFAFRGPAAAVDTFATEFHGGAVDILAISALAFITFFGFSAIAASAGEIIDPKRTVPRAIAASILTVTVLYALVIVAMVNSPVPAEVIAREGETAMGRVAASFLGDVGRSLIVAGAIFSMVSASNASILAASSIGSLMGRQGQAPRRLARIHPDYGTPFWSVAGATGVIVALIVAFIGAFPAEGPALAGLHLGLTALTGFATLNLLLPLAVVNVALVYSRRRFPELKRGFRVPGVPLVPLVGVVANVALITNLPTDGVVTGVLLTAATLGVYLLWGGAPDVDELVELVEPPSTPAAAGDAAAGAGGEATEATGAAATPTDDERYRVLVPVARPENARDHVRLAAAIAATHAPDPVVHVLHVTELPDQTPNELRREDATARVEELTALLAEADPGIDVEYTVEGHLSRDVAFDVLRTARERRADLVLMGYPEDRPDITEAVEFGAPCDVVYAGADVTVDSLDTVNVGVGGGPHQRSLLWLANDLGAAGSAIRLINVRPTGTGGGTGEDPSETLTRLKDVSAVDVRNVTADSVAEGLVSTAAESGGVLLVGASRDRRLRQWVFGSTPDRVVERARTADVPVLIYASSGSFPQRVEDYLFPLFRYARGKLRSVTADGGHRSQRAD
- a CDS encoding HVO_0649 family zinc finger protein; translated protein: MSEEKSRSPLERLKQYYDHEELTCSECGYEDADGEWHSETDGSRVHYYHECPRCDAVDEHTIRLSNE
- a CDS encoding tyrosine-type recombinase/integrase, giving the protein MQTDGDLEPLAPSKAIEMWLGRIESEKAEATVRSYTYRIRHFEEWCEEEGFDNLNDLGPRDVYDFDSARRAEGLSLTTLNNQLGTLRHFLGFCRDLNAVTADVVAAVDVPSMTKAHRVNEERLATERAEEALEKLDRFRYASRDHAMLAVAWDTGCRLGALRALDSEDVYLTDGDLDRLRNYPEVDETTYRTIRDEVTPPFVYFRHRENTPLKNGIEGQRPVTLREKPADVLRAYMNVNRIDSLDDDGRSPVFTTEKGEGRLSKAAIRRVSNIVTQPCRLGGECPHDRDPEDCEARDHGLEQRCPSSRSPHRVRTGSITWHRDQGWPPDVLSERVNATPEVIRDHYDHPQLLQRMQSRRSFFEEE
- a CDS encoding Lrp/AsnC family transcriptional regulator, giving the protein MTHRIDEIDRVILYHLAADARTTTAPTMAEQVDVTPATIRNRIRQLEERGIVRGYHAAIDYEAADGKVTTQFTCTVPVNERSAIAADALATHGVVNVRELLAGQDNLLVTAVGEDTDDVDRIAHQLSELGATIKREDIVRTDTTQPLRSFAPDADGPPSAVRDLQSVAGGAEVVEFTVSQEAPVVGTTLEAANESGLLPDDVLVVSIERGDTRLTPSGDTRIEAGDVVSVFSPDAFPEALVESFAASVAGSDAG